The genomic segment taaggtataattttacgaattttttggagaaactgtacagtggatcattataaaactttgatgcatttattagtacatgtttagagataaaaaaaattattttttgatttgaatatatcgcctgtagaggtcgtcctggaggcattgtaaattggtgagcattctcctgcctccaaatttcatccaaactgaaaaattgaaatattttctcgttatttatgaattcccatcgtcgatgagcctttaatattcataaaaacattaagttaaacaattatttttgcatgaaaaagttcaaaaactttgcctaaaaatcgtactttttgttctaagctccaccattttggcacttttcaactcttttcttctctctttggttcatcgacgatgggaattcataaataacgagaacatatttcaatttttcagttcagacgaaatttggaggcaggagaatgctcaccaatttgcaatgccggcgacgcggctgcactaagatttctccaggacgacctctacaagcgatatattcaaatcaaaaaatagttttttttatctttaaacatgtactaataaatgcattgtaaattggtgagcattctcctgcctccaaatttcatccaaactgaaaaattgaaatattttctcgttatttatgaattcccatcgtcgatgaacctttaatattcataaaaacattaagttaaacaattatttttgcatgaaaaagttcaaaaactttgcctaaaatcgtacttttgtgttctaagctccaccattttggcacttttcaacttttttcttctctctttggttcatcgacgatggttattcataaataacgagaaaatatttcaatttttcagtttggatgaaatttggaggcaggagaatgctcaccaatttgcaatgccggcgacgcggctgcactaagatttctccaggacgacctctacaagcgacatattcaaatcaaaaaatagtttttttatctttaaacatgtactaaaaaatgcatcaaagttttataatgatctgctgtatagtttctccaaaaacaattcgtaaaatataccttattttcagcgttctaaagcaggctccccccttaagaatATGTAAGAGAAGTGCGATAATTAGCGGATTATAGGAGTGCAAAAAAgacattgaataataattgtaatgtgTACACATGCGCATGCCCGAATAtagtcacacacacacacacacatatacacacactgTATACATTCATATATGTTACATgggtatattaataattcaatagaTCATGTATCAATGCAATATATTTCctaattttattactaatcCTTGGCAAGGTGAGTTGACAAAAATTCATCTACAGAGTCCGTGTCCCACTTGTGAATATCGAGTACATCCTCGACTCTATTCTCCCCGTCGTACAGCTTGATGATTGGATCTAGACCTCTCACGTACTTAATactaagatttttatatttctttggtCGATCACTTTTAATGAAGGCtggaaaagatatatatatatatatctgcaGCAAGGCTCGCATTGCAAGAGATAATCTTTAAGTTGTTAGGAATAAATCGACATCCGAACGTCACGTCACATTGGTACCTTGTATCTGGGGGTACTGTCCGAATTTGCACGTGCAAACCTCGAGAACAGCCTTAGGATAACGCTTGGATCCGGCTAAATCATAATCGTTATCTCTCAGACAACATTCCTCACATGTAGCACTAAAAGaatttacgaaataaaatatttatacgccGTATgctttgttttttgaaaaaacagATTTGATATTGCAACGTGACGTACAAAATCTTTGTTAAATTAGGCGTGTCGAAGCGTTGACACGTTGAGCAGAGTAAGTTGGCTTTGTGAAATCCTAACGCTTTGCAGTCTTCCGCTGAAAATTCCGCGATGACATTGTTTACCTGTAACAAGCATCGTTACCTGATGCAACTTGACTCTAAATCTGTTAGAATTGTTTTAAGTGTATTTTgtcaatataattacaatcgcgaggcgatttaaaaatttaatttccactTCGCGTTGCTCCATGAGGATTACATTTCTACTTACTGCCATGAGGAATGAAAGTAGAATCGTCGTGTACAGTAAATAACTCATTCTGTCTCTTCTTTCGATGATATTGCCGAAATTGTGAAGCAATTAAACGGGACAGTACAAATGTAATACTGAAATGCAAAGTTTGCTTGTTACTATCACACGAATGCGTGcaaaaaaaagcgaaaaaataatttacttcgtTTATGACAGTGtgagatatttttcaattacggAAACAAAATATAACCTTTGACGTACTTCTGAAACTTTTACATAAGGAACTAGCCGACTCCGATTATCATATGTAGAATATTTCCATGGGCTCCTGCTTCTGCAGGACGCGGCAACGCGGTGGCCAATCACCGTCTTGCTTTTCTGATAATACCGAAAAGCAAGACGGTGATTGGCCGCCGCGTTGCCGCTTTGCCGCGTTCTATGTGCGGGAGCCCAAAGTCTGCGCTTCcgccttaaggtgatcctggagttgctagtgaactattttttcactatagcgatggtaattgcagtttcgaaaatgctctttattgcttgtgcagaataaacaatccttttccacaaatgaagtagagatagaaaaaaagtccgctctacaggactttatttAT from the Ooceraea biroi isolate clonal line C1 chromosome 13, Obir_v5.4, whole genome shotgun sequence genome contains:
- the LOC105279592 gene encoding selenoprotein F, producing the protein MSYLLYTTILLSFLMAVNNVIAEFSAEDCKALGFHKANLLCSTCQRFDTPNLTKIFATCEECCLRDNDYDLAGSKRYPKAVLEVCTCKFGQYPQIQAFIKSDRPKKYKNLSIKYVRGLDPIIKLYDGENRVEDVLDIHKWDTDSVDEFLSTHLAKD